One Aquamicrobium sp. genomic region harbors:
- the fabI gene encoding enoyl-ACP reductase FabI — MAAGNGLLAGKRGLIMGIANNRSIAWGIAKACADQGAELALTYQGDAFRKRVEPLAAELGAHVAGDCDVTDMQSVDAVFAGLEKKWGKLDFLVHAIAFSDKEELDGRYVDTTRDNFLRTMDISVYSFTAVAKRAEAMLADNASLLTLTYYGAEKVMPHYNVMGVAKAALEASVRYLAVDLGGKGIRVNAISAGPIKTLAASGIGDFRYILKWNEYNAPLKKTVSIEEVGGSGLYLLSDLSRGVTGEVHHVDAGYHVVGMKAVDAPDITTVKE; from the coding sequence ATGGCGGCAGGAAACGGTCTTCTGGCAGGCAAGCGCGGCCTCATCATGGGCATCGCCAACAACAGGTCGATCGCCTGGGGCATCGCGAAGGCGTGCGCCGATCAGGGCGCGGAGCTGGCGCTGACCTATCAGGGCGACGCCTTCCGCAAGCGCGTCGAGCCGCTGGCCGCCGAGCTGGGCGCACATGTCGCCGGCGACTGCGACGTCACCGACATGCAGAGCGTCGACGCCGTGTTCGCCGGGCTGGAGAAGAAGTGGGGCAAGCTCGACTTCCTCGTCCACGCCATCGCCTTCTCCGACAAGGAGGAGCTCGACGGCCGCTATGTCGACACGACGCGCGACAACTTCCTGCGCACGATGGACATTTCCGTCTACTCGTTCACCGCGGTGGCCAAGCGCGCCGAGGCGATGCTCGCCGACAACGCCTCGCTGCTGACGCTGACCTATTACGGCGCCGAGAAGGTGATGCCGCACTACAACGTCATGGGCGTGGCCAAGGCGGCGCTGGAGGCCAGCGTGCGCTACCTCGCCGTCGATCTGGGCGGCAAGGGCATCCGCGTCAACGCCATTTCCGCCGGCCCGATCAAGACGCTCGCCGCCTCCGGCATCGGCGATTTCCGCTACATCCTCAAGTGGAACGAATACAACGCGCCGCTGAAGAAGACCGTCTCCATCGAGGAGGTCGGCGGCTCGGGACTCTACCTCCTTTCCGACCTGTCGCGCGGCGTCACCGGCGAGGTGCACCATGTCGATGCCGGCTACCACGTCGTCGGCATGAAGGCGGTCGACGCGCCGGACATAACCACCGTCAAGGAATGA
- a CDS encoding histidine phosphatase family protein, which yields MTGPTVYFVRHGETDWNAEARLQGQADTDLNEKGCAQASANGRALAGLIADPAGFDFVASPMRRTRETMERLRAAMGLDPAGYRTDPCLVEVNFGDWQGHTFPELEAVDPGCFARRQADKWAFVPPGEGAESYAGLTARVRPWLEGVARDTVCVTHGGVMRAVFSLAGAMEPNEAVMLPIPQDRILRLVGGRLEWL from the coding sequence ATGACTGGCCCAACCGTCTATTTCGTCCGCCACGGCGAGACGGACTGGAATGCCGAGGCCCGGCTTCAGGGGCAGGCCGACACCGACCTGAACGAGAAGGGCTGCGCGCAGGCGAGCGCCAACGGCCGCGCGCTGGCCGGGCTGATCGCCGATCCGGCCGGGTTCGACTTCGTCGCCAGCCCGATGCGGAGGACGCGCGAGACCATGGAGCGGCTGCGCGCCGCCATGGGGCTGGACCCCGCCGGCTACCGCACCGATCCGTGCCTCGTCGAGGTCAATTTCGGCGACTGGCAGGGCCACACCTTCCCCGAGCTGGAAGCGGTCGATCCCGGCTGCTTCGCGCGCCGCCAGGCCGACAAATGGGCGTTCGTGCCGCCGGGCGAGGGCGCGGAAAGCTATGCCGGGCTCACCGCGCGGGTGCGGCCGTGGCTGGAGGGCGTCGCGCGCGACACGGTCTGCGTCACCCATGGCGGCGTCATGCGCGCCGTCTTCAGTCTCGCCGGCGCGATGGAGCCGAATGAGGCCGTCATGCTGCCCATCCCGCAGGACCGTATCCTGCGGCTGGTGGGCGGGCGGCTGGAATGGCTGTAA
- a CDS encoding DUF1344 domain-containing protein yields MHMRTVTGMLSALLVAAGLMLSSGAALAADDEGKISRVDREALTITLDNGNTYKLSGEFDVEALQEGVEVVLAYDTVGGEKLVTDLVIYE; encoded by the coding sequence ATGCACATGCGCACCGTGACAGGGATGCTTTCCGCGCTTCTGGTGGCCGCCGGCCTCATGCTCTCCTCGGGCGCGGCGCTGGCCGCCGACGACGAAGGCAAGATCAGCCGCGTCGACCGCGAGGCGCTGACGATCACGCTCGACAACGGCAACACCTACAAGCTGTCGGGCGAGTTCGACGTCGAGGCGCTTCAGGAAGGCGTCGAGGTCGTGCTGGCCTACGACACGGTCGGCGGCGAGAAGCTCGTCACCGATCTCGTCATCTACGAATAG
- the ppk2 gene encoding polyphosphate kinase 2: protein MSEARTKFSDPIKPIRLTVAGKKRSFDIDDPELPGWVTDNELSAGGYPYDKRMKRKAYEKQLERLQIELVKLQSWLQATGERVMILFEGRDAAGKGGTIFVARQYMNPRTARNVALTKPTETERGQWYFQRYVTHFPTAGEFVTFDRSWYNRAGVEPVMGFCTPQQHALFLEETPNFEKGVVADGIRLFKFWLAIGQETQLKRFHDRRHSPLKMWKFSPMDIAGIEKWNDYTKARDLMFERTHSEHAPWTVVLANDKRRARLSVIRRLLLSIPYEGKDMEVIGEEDGAVIAAPDEAFR, encoded by the coding sequence ATGAGCGAAGCCAGAACGAAGTTCTCCGACCCGATCAAGCCGATCCGCCTGACGGTCGCGGGCAAGAAGCGGTCTTTCGACATCGACGATCCCGAACTGCCGGGCTGGGTGACGGACAACGAGCTTTCCGCCGGCGGCTATCCCTACGACAAGCGCATGAAGCGCAAGGCCTACGAGAAGCAGCTCGAGCGCCTCCAGATCGAGCTGGTGAAGCTGCAATCCTGGCTGCAGGCGACCGGCGAGCGGGTGATGATCCTGTTCGAGGGGCGGGACGCGGCCGGCAAGGGCGGCACCATCTTCGTCGCCCGCCAGTACATGAACCCGCGCACCGCGCGCAACGTCGCGCTGACCAAGCCGACCGAGACCGAGCGCGGGCAATGGTATTTCCAGCGCTACGTCACCCACTTCCCGACGGCGGGCGAGTTCGTCACCTTCGACCGCTCGTGGTACAACCGCGCCGGCGTCGAGCCGGTGATGGGCTTCTGCACGCCGCAGCAGCACGCGCTCTTCCTCGAGGAGACGCCGAACTTCGAGAAGGGCGTCGTCGCCGACGGCATCAGGCTGTTCAAGTTCTGGCTCGCCATCGGCCAGGAGACGCAGCTGAAGCGCTTCCACGACCGGCGCCACAGCCCGCTGAAGATGTGGAAGTTCTCGCCGATGGACATCGCCGGCATCGAGAAATGGAACGATTACACGAAGGCGCGCGACCTGATGTTCGAGCGCACCCACAGCGAGCATGCGCCGTGGACGGTGGTGCTGGCCAACGACAAGCGGCGGGCGCGGCTTTCCGTCATCCGCCGCCTGCTGTTGTCCATCCCTTATGAGGGAAAGGACATGGAGGTGATCGGCGAGGAAGACGGCGCGGTCATCGCCGCGCCGGACGAGGCTTTCCGCTGA
- the aroC gene encoding chorismate synthase, which translates to MSHNSFGHLFRVTTWGESHGPALGCVVDGCPPGIRFTVAEIQAELDRRRPGQSRFVTQRREPDEVKLLSGFVTEEDGVTLVTTGTPVSMLIENTDQRSKDYGEIARQYRPGHADYAYEVKYGLRDHRGGGRSSARETAARVAAGALARKVVPGLVVRGALVGMGEKRIDRANWNWGFVEDAENPFFTPDPASVPVFSDYLDAVRKEGSSVGALVEIVAEGVPAGLGAPVYGKLDQDIAANLMSINAVKGVEIGEGFETARMRGEDNADEMRIGNDGKPIFLSNHAGGILGGISTGQPVVARFAVKPTSSILTPRRSIDRDGNEVDIRTKGRHDPCVGIRAVPVGEAMVACAIADHYLRHRGQTGRMSE; encoded by the coding sequence ATGTCCCACAACAGCTTCGGTCATCTGTTCCGCGTCACCACCTGGGGCGAGAGCCACGGGCCCGCGCTCGGCTGCGTGGTCGACGGCTGCCCGCCCGGCATCCGCTTCACCGTCGCCGAGATCCAGGCCGAACTCGACCGCAGGCGGCCGGGCCAGTCGCGCTTCGTCACCCAGCGGCGCGAGCCCGACGAAGTCAAACTCCTGTCGGGGTTCGTCACCGAGGAGGACGGCGTCACGCTGGTGACGACCGGCACGCCGGTCTCGATGCTGATCGAGAACACCGACCAGCGCTCCAAGGACTATGGCGAGATCGCCCGTCAGTACCGCCCCGGCCACGCCGACTACGCCTACGAGGTCAAATACGGCCTGCGCGACCATCGCGGCGGCGGCCGCTCCTCGGCGCGCGAGACCGCGGCGCGCGTCGCCGCCGGCGCGCTGGCGAGGAAGGTCGTTCCCGGCCTCGTCGTGCGCGGCGCGCTGGTCGGCATGGGCGAGAAGCGGATCGACCGCGCCAACTGGAACTGGGGCTTCGTCGAGGACGCCGAAAACCCGTTCTTCACCCCCGATCCGGCCTCGGTGCCGGTCTTCTCCGACTATCTCGATGCCGTGCGCAAGGAAGGCTCCTCGGTCGGCGCGCTTGTCGAGATCGTCGCCGAGGGCGTGCCGGCGGGGCTCGGCGCGCCGGTCTACGGCAAGCTCGACCAGGACATCGCCGCCAACCTCATGTCGATCAACGCGGTCAAGGGCGTCGAGATCGGCGAAGGCTTCGAGACCGCGCGCATGCGCGGCGAGGACAACGCCGACGAGATGCGCATCGGCAATGACGGCAAGCCGATCTTCTTGTCCAACCATGCCGGCGGCATCCTCGGCGGCATATCGACCGGCCAGCCGGTGGTGGCGCGCTTCGCGGTCAAGCCGACCTCGTCGATCCTGACGCCGCGCCGCTCCATCGACCGCGACGGCAACGAGGTCGACATCCGCACCAAGGGCCGGCACGACCCCTGCGTCGGCATCCGCGCCGTGCCGGTGGGCGAAGCCATGGTTGCCTGCGCCATCGCCGATCATTATCTGCGGCACCGGGGACAGACGGGGAGAATGAGTGAGTAG
- the ribB gene encoding 3,4-dihydroxy-2-butanone-4-phosphate synthase, with the protein MAYDQKRIVEALRAFERGEIVVVMDDDGRENEGDLIVAAVHCTPEKMAFIVRHTSGIVCAPMPREEARRLNLTPMVAENDAPHSTAFTVSVDFRHGTTTGISAEDRTLTVRNLANGNVGPADFVRPGHVFPLVAREGGVLMRSGHTEAAVDLCKLAGLPPVGVICELVNDDGTVMRGPQVQAFADEHGLRQVSVADLIAYRQRQETLIQRVACSEIETAAGPAKAYTYRLPWDAMQHFVVVFGDIRDGVDVPVRLHPEDVVSDVFGPDSRLDTIMRRMAQNQRGVIVYLREGSVGVGQGAGRQRPALGDEAHEEALRRESEWREIGLGAQILRDLGISSIQLIASREKHYVGLEGFGIEIVSTDII; encoded by the coding sequence ATGGCGTATGATCAAAAAAGAATCGTCGAGGCGCTGCGCGCCTTCGAGCGCGGCGAGATCGTCGTCGTCATGGACGATGACGGGCGCGAGAACGAGGGCGACCTGATCGTCGCCGCCGTCCACTGCACGCCGGAGAAGATGGCGTTCATCGTCCGCCACACCTCGGGCATCGTCTGCGCGCCGATGCCGCGCGAGGAGGCGAGGCGCCTGAACTTGACGCCGATGGTGGCCGAGAACGACGCGCCGCATTCGACCGCCTTCACCGTCAGCGTCGATTTCCGGCACGGCACCACGACCGGCATCTCGGCCGAGGACCGGACGCTGACCGTGCGCAACCTCGCCAACGGCAATGTCGGCCCGGCTGATTTCGTCCGCCCCGGCCACGTCTTCCCGCTGGTGGCGCGCGAGGGCGGGGTGCTGATGCGCTCCGGTCATACGGAAGCCGCCGTCGACCTGTGCAAGCTCGCCGGCCTGCCGCCGGTCGGCGTCATCTGCGAGCTGGTCAACGACGACGGCACGGTGATGCGCGGGCCGCAGGTCCAGGCCTTCGCCGACGAACACGGGCTGCGCCAGGTCTCGGTCGCCGACCTGATCGCCTATCGCCAGCGCCAGGAAACGCTGATCCAGCGCGTCGCCTGCTCCGAGATCGAGACCGCGGCGGGTCCGGCCAAGGCCTACACCTACCGCCTGCCGTGGGACGCGATGCAGCATTTCGTCGTCGTCTTCGGCGACATCCGCGACGGCGTCGACGTGCCGGTGCGCCTGCACCCGGAGGACGTCGTGTCCGACGTGTTCGGCCCCGACAGCCGCCTCGACACCATCATGCGCCGCATGGCGCAGAACCAGCGTGGCGTCATCGTCTATCTGCGCGAGGGCTCCGTCGGCGTCGGGCAGGGCGCCGGCCGCCAGCGCCCGGCGCTGGGCGACGAGGCGCATGAGGAGGCCTTGCGGCGCGAGAGCGAGTGGCGCGAGATCGGCCTCGGCGCGCAGATCCTGCGCGACCTCGGCATCTCCTCGATCCAGCTCATCGCCTCGCGCGAGAAGCACTATGTCGGGCTGGAAGGCTTCGGCATCGAGATCGTCTCCACCGACATCATCTGA
- a CDS encoding histone deacetylase family protein — MTTRLYSHSIYLDHLTPAGHPERPDRLRAIERVLEDEAFQYLDRREAPEGDEAAILYAHPEQHRERVRQCIPHEGLARVDADTTASPMSWQAALTAIGAANAAVDDVFAGVADNVFVASRPPGHHAEKTTAMGFCFFNNAAIAARHAQRKHGAERVVIVDWDVHHGNGTQDIFWDDPSVLYCSTHQMPLYPGTGAKGETGVANNIVNAPLAANDGGAQFREAFQSRILTAIDAFRPDLVIVSAGFDAHHRDPLAELNLTEDDFDWATGKLMESAGKWSQNRLVSLLEGGYDLHGLAFSVAAHVRRLMKG; from the coding sequence ATGACCACCCGGCTCTATTCCCATTCGATCTATCTCGACCATCTGACGCCCGCCGGCCACCCCGAGCGGCCCGACCGGCTGCGCGCCATCGAGCGCGTGCTGGAGGACGAGGCGTTCCAGTATCTCGACCGTCGCGAGGCGCCCGAGGGCGACGAGGCCGCGATCCTCTACGCCCATCCCGAGCAGCACCGCGAGCGGGTGCGCCAGTGCATACCGCATGAGGGGCTGGCTCGGGTCGATGCCGACACCACCGCGAGCCCGATGAGCTGGCAGGCGGCGCTGACCGCCATCGGCGCCGCCAACGCCGCCGTCGACGACGTGTTCGCGGGCGTCGCCGACAACGTCTTCGTCGCCTCGCGCCCGCCCGGCCACCACGCCGAGAAGACGACGGCGATGGGCTTCTGCTTCTTCAACAACGCCGCCATCGCCGCCCGCCATGCGCAAAGGAAGCATGGCGCCGAGCGCGTCGTCATCGTCGACTGGGACGTCCACCACGGCAACGGCACGCAGGACATCTTCTGGGACGATCCGTCCGTGCTTTATTGCTCGACCCACCAGATGCCGCTCTATCCCGGCACCGGGGCCAAGGGCGAGACCGGCGTGGCGAACAACATCGTCAACGCGCCGCTCGCCGCCAATGACGGCGGCGCACAGTTCCGCGAGGCGTTCCAATCGCGCATCCTCACGGCGATCGACGCGTTCCGGCCCGACCTCGTCATCGTCTCGGCCGGCTTCGACGCCCATCACCGCGACCCGCTGGCCGAGCTGAACCTGACCGAGGACGATTTCGACTGGGCGACCGGCAAGCTGATGGAGAGTGCCGGCAAATGGTCGCAGAACCGGCTGGTCAGCCTGCTCGAAGGCGGCTACGACCTGCACGGGTTGGCCTTCTCGGTCGCCGCCCATGTCCGTCGCCTGATGAAGGGATGA
- a CDS encoding exodeoxyribonuclease VII small subunit: MSAENVNDDIKAMSFEQALEALERIVDDLERGDVPLEQSIRIYERGEALKDHCGKLLKAAEDKVEKIRLSRDGKPAGTEPLDPE; the protein is encoded by the coding sequence ATGTCCGCTGAGAACGTCAACGACGACATCAAGGCCATGAGCTTCGAGCAGGCGCTGGAGGCGCTGGAGCGGATCGTCGACGATCTGGAACGCGGTGATGTGCCGCTGGAGCAGTCGATCCGCATCTACGAGCGCGGCGAGGCGCTGAAGGACCATTGCGGCAAGCTGCTCAAGGCTGCCGAGGACAAGGTCGAGAAGATCCGCCTCTCGCGCGATGGCAAGCCCGCCGGCACCGAGCCGCTGGACCCGGAATAG
- a CDS encoding type II toxin-antitoxin system Phd/YefM family antitoxin: MPTVNMLEAKTSLSRLVEAVESGAEKEIIIARNGKPAAKLVPLDAAPEKKLRLGLARGKYPSLDYEAFQALDAEVARMFYGDDEK; the protein is encoded by the coding sequence ATGCCGACCGTGAACATGCTGGAAGCGAAGACCTCGCTGTCGCGCCTCGTCGAGGCCGTGGAAAGCGGCGCGGAAAAAGAAATCATCATCGCCCGCAACGGCAAGCCGGCGGCGAAGTTGGTCCCGCTCGACGCTGCGCCGGAGAAGAAGCTGCGGCTCGGGCTGGCGCGCGGTAAATATCCCTCTCTCGACTATGAAGCGTTCCAGGCATTGGACGCCGAGGTCGCCCGCATGTTCTATGGCGACGACGAGAAGTGA
- a CDS encoding type II toxin-antitoxin system VapC family toxin has protein sequence MRLLLDTHVAIWAIDTPERIPEHIHLLLREAYPNVFVSAAAVWEIAIKHPLGRSDAPPVSGYQAMAEFEAAGFALLDVSAAHAAFVERLPLHHGDPFDRLMLAQAIVEGMQFVTYDRHLSRYDVALLTWS, from the coding sequence GTGAGGCTGCTGCTCGATACGCATGTAGCGATCTGGGCGATCGACACGCCGGAGCGCATTCCCGAGCATATCCATCTCCTCCTCCGGGAAGCGTATCCGAACGTTTTCGTCTCGGCTGCAGCGGTGTGGGAGATCGCGATCAAGCACCCGCTCGGCAGGTCGGACGCGCCGCCCGTTTCAGGGTATCAGGCCATGGCCGAGTTCGAGGCGGCCGGCTTTGCCCTCCTCGACGTGAGCGCCGCGCATGCCGCTTTCGTCGAACGCCTCCCCCTCCATCACGGCGACCCATTCGACCGGCTGATGCTGGCGCAGGCGATCGTCGAGGGCATGCAGTTCGTGACATACGATCGGCATCTTTCCCGCTACGATGTCGCCCTGCTGACATGGTCCTGA
- a CDS encoding pirin family protein, which translates to MSFFPGNDPQPGDAFACDAIETLIIPNARDIDGFSVRRALPTARRRLVGPFIFFDRMGPAILRGGQELDVRPHPHIGLSTVTYLFDGRIRHRDSLGTEMVIEPGDVNLMTAGRGIVHSERSPEELRGGPLSISGLQTWLALPDDREEIAPAFENTARADLPVIDAEGITGRVVIGALHGFSSPVATASRTLYADLRLAPGARLQIPAEAEERAIYVLEGDVTIAGDRFPSDRLIAFKPGAEIVVSSERGAHLMLFGGDSLGSKRYIWWNFVSSSRERIEQAKEEWRTGRFDIVPGDEEEFVPLPSG; encoded by the coding sequence ATGAGCTTCTTCCCCGGCAACGATCCGCAACCCGGCGACGCCTTCGCCTGCGACGCCATCGAGACGCTGATCATTCCCAACGCCCGCGACATCGACGGGTTTTCCGTCCGCCGCGCGCTGCCGACGGCGCGGCGGCGGCTGGTCGGGCCGTTCATCTTCTTCGATCGGATGGGGCCGGCGATCCTGCGCGGCGGGCAGGAGCTCGACGTGCGACCGCACCCGCATATCGGCCTGTCCACCGTCACCTACCTGTTCGACGGCCGGATCAGGCACCGCGATTCGCTCGGCACCGAGATGGTGATCGAGCCGGGCGACGTGAACCTGATGACGGCCGGGCGCGGCATCGTCCATTCCGAGCGCTCGCCGGAAGAGCTGCGCGGCGGGCCGCTGTCGATCTCCGGCCTCCAGACATGGCTGGCGCTTCCCGACGACAGGGAGGAGATCGCCCCCGCCTTCGAGAACACGGCCCGCGCCGACCTCCCGGTCATCGACGCCGAGGGCATCACCGGCAGGGTGGTGATCGGCGCGCTGCACGGCTTCTCTTCGCCGGTCGCCACCGCCTCGCGCACGCTCTACGCCGACCTGAGGCTCGCGCCGGGCGCGCGCCTGCAAATCCCGGCCGAGGCCGAGGAGCGGGCGATCTACGTGCTCGAAGGCGATGTCACTATTGCCGGCGACCGCTTCCCGTCCGACCGGCTGATCGCCTTCAAGCCGGGGGCGGAGATCGTGGTCTCGTCCGAGCGCGGCGCGCATCTGATGCTGTTCGGCGGCGATTCCCTCGGCTCGAAGCGCTATATCTGGTGGAACTTCGTCTCCTCCTCCAGGGAACGGATCGAGCAGGCCAAGGAGGAATGGCGCACCGGCCGCTTCGACATCGTGCCGGGCGACGAGGAGGAGTTCGTGCCGCTGCCTTCGGGGTAG
- the dxs gene encoding 1-deoxy-D-xylulose-5-phosphate synthase, with protein MNPRPHTPLLDKVRIPADLRGLAESELPQLAAELRAEMIDAVSQTGGHLGAGLGVVELTVALHYVFDTPTDRLIWDVGHQAYPHKILTGRRERIRTLRQEGGLSGFTKRAESEYDPFGTAHSSTSISAGLGMAVARDLKGGANNVIAIIGDGAMSAGMAFEALNNAGALDARLIVILNDNDMSIAPPTGALSHYLARLGTGRAYHGMRDLGKKLTSYLGKRVDRAVTRAVEHARGYVTGGTMFEELGFFHIGPIDGHNLEHLVPLLRNVRDNGNGPVLIHVVTQKGKGYAPAEAAADKYHGVNKFDVISGAQAKAPGNAPSYTKVFAESLIREAREDERIVAVTAAMPSGTGLDLFGEAFPSRVFDVGIAEQHAVTFAAGLATEGLKPFAAIYSTFLQRAYDQVVHDVAIQKLPVRFPIDRAGYVGADGPTHCGAFDVAYLAALPDFVVMAAADEAELRHMVRTAADYDEGPIAFRYPRGNGVGVEMPERGQPLAIGRGRVVKEGTKVALLSLGTRLADCLVAAEELDAAGLSTTVADARFAKPLDADLVRWLAREHEVLVTVEEGSVGGFAAHVLHFLAHEGLLESGLKVRPLVLPDAFTDHGKQEKMYAAAGLDAAGIVRTVFSALGRSVSAASA; from the coding sequence TTGAACCCACGTCCGCACACCCCGCTCCTCGACAAGGTGCGCATCCCGGCAGACCTGCGCGGCCTCGCCGAAAGCGAACTGCCGCAGCTCGCCGCCGAATTGCGCGCCGAGATGATCGACGCCGTCTCGCAGACCGGCGGGCACCTCGGCGCGGGCCTCGGCGTCGTCGAGCTGACGGTGGCGCTGCATTACGTCTTCGACACGCCCACGGATCGGCTGATCTGGGATGTCGGCCATCAGGCCTACCCGCACAAGATCCTGACCGGACGGCGCGAGCGCATCCGCACGCTCCGCCAGGAGGGTGGGCTTTCCGGCTTCACCAAGCGCGCGGAAAGCGAATACGACCCGTTCGGCACCGCCCATTCCTCGACCTCGATCTCGGCCGGGCTCGGCATGGCGGTGGCGCGCGACCTCAAGGGCGGCGCCAACAACGTCATCGCCATCATCGGCGACGGGGCGATGTCGGCCGGCATGGCCTTCGAGGCGCTGAACAATGCCGGCGCGCTCGACGCGCGGCTGATCGTCATCCTGAACGACAACGACATGTCCATCGCCCCGCCGACGGGCGCGCTGAGCCACTATCTCGCGCGCCTCGGCACGGGCCGCGCCTATCACGGGATGCGCGACCTGGGCAAGAAGCTGACCTCCTATCTCGGCAAGCGGGTCGACCGCGCCGTGACCCGCGCCGTCGAGCATGCGCGCGGCTACGTCACCGGCGGCACCATGTTCGAGGAGCTCGGCTTCTTCCACATCGGCCCGATCGACGGCCACAATCTCGAGCACCTCGTCCCGCTGCTGCGCAACGTGCGCGACAACGGCAACGGCCCGGTGCTGATCCATGTCGTGACGCAGAAGGGCAAGGGCTACGCTCCGGCCGAGGCCGCGGCCGACAAGTATCACGGCGTCAACAAGTTCGACGTGATCAGCGGCGCGCAGGCGAAGGCGCCGGGCAACGCGCCGAGCTACACCAAGGTCTTCGCCGAGAGCCTCATCCGCGAGGCGCGGGAGGACGAGCGCATCGTCGCCGTCACCGCCGCCATGCCCTCCGGCACCGGGCTCGACCTGTTCGGCGAGGCGTTTCCCAGCCGTGTCTTCGATGTCGGCATCGCCGAGCAGCACGCCGTCACCTTCGCCGCCGGGCTGGCGACGGAAGGGCTGAAGCCGTTCGCCGCGATCTACTCGACCTTCCTCCAGCGCGCTTACGACCAGGTCGTCCACGACGTGGCGATCCAGAAGCTGCCCGTGCGCTTTCCCATCGACCGCGCCGGCTATGTCGGCGCCGACGGGCCGACCCATTGCGGCGCGTTCGACGTCGCCTATCTCGCCGCGCTGCCGGATTTCGTCGTCATGGCGGCTGCCGACGAGGCGGAGCTGCGCCACATGGTGCGCACCGCCGCCGACTACGACGAAGGCCCGATTGCGTTCCGCTATCCGCGCGGCAACGGCGTCGGCGTCGAGATGCCGGAGCGCGGCCAGCCGCTCGCCATCGGCCGCGGCCGCGTCGTCAAGGAGGGCACCAAGGTCGCGCTGCTGTCGCTCGGCACCCGCCTTGCCGACTGCCTCGTCGCTGCCGAGGAACTCGACGCCGCCGGCCTGTCGACCACCGTTGCCGACGCTCGCTTCGCCAAGCCGCTGGACGCCGATCTCGTGCGGTGGCTGGCGCGCGAGCATGAGGTGCTCGTCACCGTCGAAGAGGGCTCCGTCGGCGGCTTCGCTGCCCACGTCCTGCATTTCCTCGCCCATGAGGGGCTGCTGGAGAGCGGCCTCAAGGTGCGCCCGCTGGTGCTGCCCGACGCGTTCACCGACCACGGCAAGCAGGAAAAGATGTATGCCGCCGCCGGTCTCGACGCCGCCGGCATCGTGCGCACGGTCTTTTCCGCGCTGGGGCGTTCGGTGTCGGCCGCCTCGGCCTGA